The Chitinophaga niabensis genome segment TAAGGGATGCCTCCTGGCAGCAGATGACGAACGTGAACGTAAGAGGAGGAAATGAAGTACTGGCTTATTTTATTTCTGCCAACCACCTGCACCAGGAAGGGATCTATAAAGATTTCCCCAATGCGCAATATAACACCAACACCAATTTTGAGCGCTATAGTTTTCGCTCCAACCTAGACTTTACCGTGAACCCCACCCTGAAGATCGGTGTGGACCTTACCGGCAGGTTTGAAGTAAGAAAGCGGCCTAACTTTGGAGACGATAACGGAGAGGACCTGTTTGACAAGCTCCGCAGGCTGCCACCCAACTGGGCGCCGTATATCAATCCGGATGGTACTTTAGGTGGCCGTTCTGATGAATCGCGCCTCTCTCCTTACGCCCTGCTTTCTCAATATGGAAACCGTGAAAGGAACACCAATGTGCTGGAAGGTGCATTCACCATTAAACAGGACCTTGGCAAGATCCTGAAAGGTTTGTCCTTCCGCTCGCTCATTGGTTTTAACAGCAGCTATCAAAGCCGCCGGGATATTGTTGAGAAAGCTACAATGTGGGAATACAACCGCTTTGGCAGTTATATCCTCAATAGAAACCCTACCGAGATCTCCATATCAACCGGCAAAGGCCCCGGCAGGAGGAGAGAATCTTTTGAGGGCGCATTGAACTACAACCGCACTTTTGGTGATCATGCCGTTACCGCTATGGTACTCTATCAGCAAAGTCAGTATTTTGATGAAGCAAAAGTACCTACGGGGTATTTAGGCTGGGTAGGCCGGGCCACCTATGCATACAAGAACAAATATCTCTTTGAAGTGAATGCCGGTTACAACGGCTCCAAACAATTTGATCCCAGCAGGCGTTATGGATTTTTCCCCGCGGTATCAGCAGGTTGGGTACCATCAGAAGAACGCTTCTGGAAAGACAATATCCGCTTTGTGAATTACCTGAAAATAAGAGGTTCTTATGGTGAGATCGGTAATGACCAGATCGGGAACTTCAATTACCTGTATGAGCAACGTTATCTCTACGTACCCGATTCAGATGGCTGGAAATATGTATGGGGAGAGAATGCTTTCGGCGAACGTGGTATAGTTGAAGGGCAACCAGGCAACGCCTATGTAACCTGGGAAAGGGCCAAGAAATCAAATATTGGTTTCGATGCAAAAATGATGGACAGCAAAATATCTGTTACCGTAGACGTGTTCCACGAGAACCGGAGAGACATTCTGGCGATCCCCTATTCCGTTCCCCTGTTATTTGGTATGAACAATCCACAGGGTACTGTTAGAACAGACGGGCAGGGCCTTCCTCCTGAAAACATCGGCAGGGTGACCAACAAAGGGATAGATATGGAACTGGGTTATAGTGACAAGATCGGCACCTTCGGTTACTTCATCAAAGGTAATTTCACTTACTCCCGCAACGTAATAGACAGGATAGATGAAGAAGGTAAAAAATACGACTGGCAAAAAATAGAAGGGAAACAGATCGGTCAGCACTTTGGCCTTACAGATATGGGCCTGTATTCCAGGAATGATTTTCAGCTGGATGGAAATGGCGAACTATTACTCGAAGGTGGATTCCCTGTGTTGAAAAAAGATATAGCCCTTCCCTCCTATGGTGTTGTATACCCCGGAGATATCCGGTATAAAGACCTGAACGGTGATGGCATTATCGACAGTTATGATGTGGGAGCCATCGGTAAAGGCAGGGTACCGCAATACATTTATGGTATCTCCTTCGGCGCAAACTACGCCAACTTTGATATCAGTGTATTGTTCCAGGGCGCAGGCGGAGCAGATATGTATTTTAAAGAAGATGCCGTATGGGAATTCTTTGCACTGGGTAAAGTAATGGAGCATCACCTGGGCAGGTACAATCCAAATGATCCTTC includes the following:
- a CDS encoding SusC/RagA family TonB-linked outer membrane protein, with amino-acid sequence MKKILLITLLLFISLTQLFAQGKVITGKVIDSDGEILIGANVMEKGTTNRAITDPKGEFKLTLTGASPVLQISYVGYQTQELPIKGQAIVHITLNSDATKLGEAVVVGYGTQKKASVVGAISQVKAEELQQSSTPNLSNAIAGRVSGVVTIMGNGKPGSDNAEIYIRGMATTNTTAPLVLVDGIEREWRQIDPVDIETFSVLKDASATAVYGVRGANGVILITTKRGVKGRPVLSISTQAAAQQSIRTPKYLDSYNFALLTNEALTNEGKPAEYSASDLEHYRLNNSPYTHPNNDYYNDFVRDASWQQMTNVNVRGGNEVLAYFISANHLHQEGIYKDFPNAQYNTNTNFERYSFRSNLDFTVNPTLKIGVDLTGRFEVRKRPNFGDDNGEDLFDKLRRLPPNWAPYINPDGTLGGRSDESRLSPYALLSQYGNRERNTNVLEGAFTIKQDLGKILKGLSFRSLIGFNSSYQSRRDIVEKATMWEYNRFGSYILNRNPTEISISTGKGPGRRRESFEGALNYNRTFGDHAVTAMVLYQQSQYFDEAKVPTGYLGWVGRATYAYKNKYLFEVNAGYNGSKQFDPSRRYGFFPAVSAGWVPSEERFWKDNIRFVNYLKIRGSYGEIGNDQIGNFNYLYEQRYLYVPDSDGWKYVWGENAFGERGIVEGQPGNAYVTWERAKKSNIGFDAKMMDSKISVTVDVFHENRRDILAIPYSVPLLFGMNNPQGTVRTDGQGLPPENIGRVTNKGIDMELGYSDKIGTFGYFIKGNFTYSRNVIDRIDEEGKKYDWQKIEGKQIGQHFGLTDMGLYSRNDFQLDGNGELLLEGGFPVLKKDIALPSYGVVYPGDIRYKDLNGDGIIDSYDVGAIGKGRVPQYIYGISFGANYANFDISVLFQGAGGADMYFKEDAVWEFFALGKVMEHHLGRYNPNDPSSWDKATYPRLHPSENTNNHQKSTYWLSSRNYLRLKNVEIGYNLPKSLLSRARFSSARIFVNGTNLITWDKMLNWDPESGSETGNSYPQFRTWNLGARISL